In the genome of Epinephelus fuscoguttatus linkage group LG4, E.fuscoguttatus.final_Chr_v1, the window ATGTTATTAGATGCTTCTATTATTTTGACATTCTccaacaacaaaataacaggATCACTGCACAGTGTAATGTACTCTAATAGAACATCGCAAATCACTTTCTCAGAAATTGAATTAACACCTCTCTGACACTGTCTCAAGAAAAGTTCTCTGAGATATTGAATTTCATTATTTAGTACAGACACTCATGTTATTGAGTCCACACCCTGTATTATCACTTGCAGCATGTGGCGATGCTTTATGGATGAAAGCTTTGAAAAGCTGTTTGATTATAAGACATGTGCTGTTGTTACTTCTCGCCAAAAGGCCATCTCTGCCAAAGTCATCTCAGAGTGACTGTGTTTGTTGAATATACTGTATGATGAAGCTCTTGATGTTAATCTTTCATTGAGATACAAGCCGGACGAAGGCCAAGGAAATTATATTAATCTTCCTGCTCCAAGCATGTctcaaaaattaaatattatggGTGTGGGCGACTTGCAACCTAGTAAAGGATTTTAATGACGTACAGAAGAAAGTCAGGCACGcttttgtaatgttttaaattaaaagaaacCTGTTTCTTTACATCAGAATAGGAAGTTATGTTTTTCAGAGAATAATAGCTCATTCTCCCCACTCTTTATTTCCTACCAGCAAATGGTAATGAGCCTTCGAGTTTCGGAGCTCCAAGTGTTGTTGGGATATGCAGGACGGAATAAGCACGGGCGCAAACACGAACTTTTGACCAAAGCTCTCCACCTACTCAAGGCCGGTTGCAGTCCTGCAGTGCAGATGAAGATCAAAGAGCTCTACAGACGGCGCTTCCCAACCAAAATGGTTTCGCCAGTGGACCTGGCTCTGCCCGGTGTTCATTCTGCCTCTAGCCTGCCTGCTAGCCTTGCCCAGCTGGGATTTGACAGCCACGGCTCCCCATCGCCTCTGCTGCCTGTTTCTTTACTTGGGCCTAAGCATGAGCTAAGTCTGCCTCACCTCCCCTCTGCCCTGCACCCTGTACACCCAGATGTCAAGCTCCAGAGATTGCCATTCTACGACGTTCTGGATGAGCTCATTAAGCCAACCAGCCTGGGTGAGTTCATCGCTACCTGCTCAGCTCTGTGTGAAGTGATGACACTTCTTCCTCTTCTACATACTGATGAAGTATTGTGACCACGGATACCTGAACCATGACTCAGTTAAAGTTCAGTATGAGTTGATTAGTGCCTTGTGACTTCTATAGGTTCCCTCTCTGACTATCATGTTCTGTTcctggtgtcttttttttcctgtagcCTCAGACAACAGTCAGCGGTTCCAGGAAGCATGTTATGCTTTTGCATTAACACCACAGCAAGTTCAACAGATCAGCAGCTCCATGTAAGTGAGAAACTTTTTGGTAAGAGATGAGAGGGGAGAAGAAATAATACTGTGAGAGCATTGTAACTACCAAACCATTTTCTTTGTACTGTTTACATGATTCAGAAAGCAGGTATTGTCCTAACACAGCAGGCAGTACGAATAATTTGTTATTAAGTTGTTGTTATTAAATTGTGTTGACCAGCCTGAAATGACTTCTTGTTTTATTCTTTAGGGACATATCTGGGACCAAATGTGACTTTGCTGTTCAAGTCCAATTAAGGTATGTCAAACATACTTTTCTTAAGAGCATAACTTTCTCTATTAACCAAGAAATAGTGAGTAGTGGGTCTGTGTTTTGACCAGTAGTAGCCATGTCACCTGTGTACATATTGTAATTTCAGTCTCTCTTTTTAAGGTTTCAGTCTGACTTTCAGATTCAGACATAAGACCTTCACCCAATATTAAACTTTAACTTAAGTTATTTATTAAGGTAGAGTTATTAGTGATGATTATGACAAAGACAGGAATCTAGATTAGTTACAATGAGAACagataaataatatttttattataataatactGAACAATACAGGCAAAGTGCTGTATTGGCAAAAACTTGATTCAAAGCATTGGTGTCATTTGCACCCACACACTTAAAAATTTGCTTGCAGTTAAACTCCAAGAGTATAGTTTATGATAATTTACAGGCAAGCAACTGTGTCCCTTAACTTGCTTTAAGACCatacataaaataatcaaaCTAAACAGACACTTTGTTGGCATTGTTTTACTTGCGAAGAAATACCAAATGACATAAAGAAAACTGACATTCTTCTTAGTTGCAGAATTAAATACTCACTGTATGGATGAATGCCATCCTTTAAGAGGTGCTCTCCTATATCATAGATGGAGGTGGCTGTACTTGACACAACTGAAATGGTAAAATAAGCAAGCAAGCCAACCTTTTTTGTGAAAGTGGCAACTTTACAGAAACAAATTGCTTTTTGAGATTTGTCCCTCAACATTAGGTCTCACCGCTTACGTAATGCGCCTtctttattttcagattttgtttATCAGAGACAAGCTGTCCCCAGGAGGATCATTTCCCCCCTAATCTGTGTGTGAAGGTGAACGGCAAACCGTGTAATCTCCCGGTGAGTCCAGACAGTTTATCAGTCTATCTCGTCACAATATCTGTGTATCACAACACGAGTTACTGAGAATTGAGGTCACTGATGTTTGATGTTTTGTCTGCAGGGATATCTTCCTCCAACCAAAAATGGAGTTGAACCAAAAAGGCCCAGTCGCCCCATCAACATAACCTCTCTAGTCCGACTGTCCACCACAGTCCCCAACACAATTGTGGTGTCATGGACTTCAGAAATTGGGAGGGTAAGAAGATCCAGGCTAAGCTTAATGAACCAATTTCTCACTACTCATTAAAGAGGATATACGTCATCTCAGTGTAACTTGTTTTTGCTCACTTTGTCAGAGTTTCTCCATGGCTGTTTATCTGGTAAGACAGCAGTCGTCTGCAGTGTTGTTGCAAAGACTACGGGCCAAAGGAATTAGGAACCCTGACCACTCGAGAGCTCTGAGTAAGTTGCCTCTTTATTTTTAGTAAGAACATGTGTAGATACTACATCTGTTAGGGAGTaggaataacaaaaaataacttCTTTCATATAGTAACTCCTGTGCATTTTCTGTGGCCTGTTTGACCACAGTCACAACAAATTGAAAGTCCTGGGAAATAAACTAAGGACTCTAAAAAAAGGAACTAAGTTCTGCAAAGTTCCCAAAAGATTTCCTGGAAAAGTTAGTTTGCTTGTTCCACAACAGTTCTTGCATACACATAAAACATTTTCCTCTAtggtatatttatatattggTTTTACCGTATTATGTCAAGTTATACAAGTCTGACGTTTCTCTTTACACTGTTGTATCTGTGTGTACTGACCAAGAATTATTTCTGGGGGAGTTTGGGATCCTGTTTAACAAATGAACATATTACACACTTTGATTCAACAGTCATAATTcttgtatttaatttttgtgtttttgtttttttttcttgcagtcAAAGAGAAATTAACAGCTGATCCAGAGAGTGAGATCGCCACCACCAGTCTACGAGTCTCTCTCCTGTGTCCTGTAAATACTCCAATATcatgttcattttaaaaagtagtgtgTGTATTGTTATTGTTGGTGATGGAGTATATTAACTCAGTTTTTCTGATTATACTACTTTCACCTAAGTATTATTTTGAATTCAGGACTTACACTTGAAACAGAGCATTTTTTAACAAAGGTTTTCTTCTTTTACATAGATAAAGAATCTCAATACCTCTTCCACTACTGGTTACTGTATAGTAGCTAGTTGTGAGAAGTATACATAGTAACCTGGAGAATACACGTAGAACCAGTTAAACCAGTTTATTAGCCTATTAATGGGTCAACAATAAAGTAACACACGATTCTAATTACACAGTGAATTTTTAAATCACCAGACAGACAAAAGGTATTTCTCCATATACCGTACACTTCATTAGAGCACAGTTGCTACAACAAATCCGTCGTTATAAAACAAACTGGTGTTTGATGCAGTTCTGAGGTgacatttattttgctgtttttcttttaaagctgGGGAAGATGAGGCTGACAATCCCTTGTCGATCGATGACCTGCTCTCACCTCCAGTGCTTCGATGCTACACTTTACAtccaaatgaatgaaaaaaagccAACCTGGGTGTGTCCAGTCTGTGATAAGAAGGCACCGTATGAGCACCTCATTATAGACGGGTGAGCACAACACGTCACACATTCCTACACACATTATTGTCACGCTGGATAATGAGGTAATTTACCTGGTGGTAGCTGAGATGAAGGATAGAATAATTGCTGCTGTCAAAGCTTCCGAGAGAAGATCTGTCTTCGTGGCATTATAAAACACTCCGAGGTGTCTGATAAGTCTTCAAACTCATGAACCTATTGCCTTAGTTCCTGCTTCATATTTCATTGTCTCATTTGTGCCTGAAGACGACACCAAAGCAGCCCCACGTCTTGATTTTTTTAGAAGTTCTGTTTGGTCTGAGCGCCTAGATAGGAATTGCATCATTAAAAAGTGCAAATACACTCAAGTACTAAAGTGTATGTAATTCTGGTTGCAAAGTTGCCAAACTGTATTGAAATGTCATGATGCTTTCACAGGTTGTTCATGGAAATCTTGAATAGCTGTTCTGACTGTGATGAAATCCAGTTCAAAGAAGATGGAAACTGGGCCCCTATGAGGTCGAAGAAAGAGGTGCAGGAAGTGTCTGCGTCGTACAATGGCGTAGACAGCGGTAT includes:
- the pias1b gene encoding E3 SUMO-protein ligase PIAS1, with the protein product MAESAELKQMVMSLRVSELQVLLGYAGRNKHGRKHELLTKALHLLKAGCSPAVQMKIKELYRRRFPTKMVSPVDLALPGVHSASSLPASLAQLGFDSHGSPSPLLPVSLLGPKHELSLPHLPSALHPVHPDVKLQRLPFYDVLDELIKPTSLASDNSQRFQEACYAFALTPQQVQQISSSMDISGTKCDFAVQVQLRFCLSETSCPQEDHFPPNLCVKVNGKPCNLPGYLPPTKNGVEPKRPSRPINITSLVRLSTTVPNTIVVSWTSEIGRSFSMAVYLVRQQSSAVLLQRLRAKGIRNPDHSRALIKEKLTADPESEIATTSLRVSLLCPLGKMRLTIPCRSMTCSHLQCFDATLYIQMNEKKPTWVCPVCDKKAPYEHLIIDGLFMEILNSCSDCDEIQFKEDGNWAPMRSKKEVQEVSASYNGVDSDSSRTDTHEQKRGSSNDNNKKVDVIDLTLDSSSEDELDDEPPPKRPCPSLSPVSPPPNKGVLNLHSQASPVSRAPSMPPVETSYIPPPPPLIQDYRYYHHTASDLPDLNFFSFLQGDNQRYNMVMAAAASASASEDHDLLLNRFLPYGSPQMLREQPGTPGSSTLAATNGGSNSGSTSSLVSSSSLRDRDKDRERDRDRDSHTISGLSRSSVEAAAAAAIYGSISDVISLD